ACAGTTTGTCTTATTTATGTCTGTGGATCCCAGGGGCATTTGTCTCTGGTTGAGACCATCCTTCTCAATCAATTCTGAGtgcaccccctaccccccactccctcctggATTCCACTTATTTTCCTTCCATCCCACCAAGCAGAAAATtagttcctcccctccccccaccccgggtttTACAGAGCAGGAATACCAAGAATCAAAgaggggcagccctggcccaaggtcacacagccactcCAGGGCAGAATCGAGGTGTAAACCTGGCCTCCTCCAAGTTCTGGACCTTTTTCTTGGGGTTGTGGTTTGCTTCAACACACCCACTGAGCTgtcttctccccttctttccccagAGTGGGGTCAACAGCGGATTGGTCCGTGCCAAAGACTCCATCACCAGCTTGAAGGAAAAGACCACCAGGGTCAACCAGCATGTGCAGACGCTGCAGGTGAGGGGACCCCCCCCAACACCTCTTCTTCCTCCACAGCCACATTCCCCTCTTATAGCTCTCCTCCAACCCAGTGTACCCACTGCCCAGGTTGGGATGTTTGAGGCTCAGAAGGGAAAGGACCTTCCACGggtcccagcctctcctccccagGAGATATCCCGGTGGCCCTGGCTAACCTCTCCTCCCTTCTGTGTGCCAGAGTGAGTGTTCTGTGCTGAGTGAGAATCTAGAAAGAAGGCGGCAAGAAGCCGAAGAACTGGAAGGGTACTGTAGTCAACTCAAGGTGAGCAGTTGGGGGACaagagcagggtggggagaagggaggggaagtaGGAAGAGTGAGGGTGGGAAGGAAGTAAGGAGGCATGGAGTCATAGCCAGGAGCAAGGTGGAAGTGGACAAGTAgcctgggtggggggggtctAAGGAGGAAGCCATTCCTTAGGTCAAGCAGACCAGGGGTAAGGGACAGACCAAGGAGCAAAAGGCAGGCCTCCAGGAAGAAGCAGGTGTGTCTTGTCGGAGGGGCTGGAGCCTATAGGAAACTAGCGACGGTAGGGGTTGGGAGGCGGAACTGGAATGGGAAGGCAGGGCTCCCGCCCTGGTTTCCTGACCCAGGAGAACTGCCGGAAGGTGACCCGGTCGGTGGAAGATGCTGAAATAAAAACCAACGTCCTGAAGCAAAACTCTGCCCTGCTGGAGGTGAGGGGGGACatggggaagaggagcagaggcgCAAGGTACTTGAGGTAGACTTCAGGTGGgacttccccccacccacccccagtccCACCACACTGGCTGCTTCACGTTCATGGTCATATTCCTCCATGCACAGTCACGTTCCGTAGGGATTCGTGTGGGACTCTAGAGAGGAGGAATGCCTGTTCTGCCCAGATTCCCACTCACTTCCCAGCAAAATGTTGGAAAAGCTTCAACTGTCCTTCCTAAACAAAAGGGATTGGAATTTGACACCACGAACCGGGAGTAGGGTGGAGGGCTGGAtggagacagggaggcaggcagtcGGGGGTTAAAGGGAGCTGGCCTCCAGCTAGGCTGCACATGGCACAAGCTTCCCTAGTGGAAAGTCCACTTAGACTTGAAGCGGGACTTCCCGATATTCTATTCCACAACCATTTACTTTCCAATCTCAGAGGTTCCGTGGGCTGCTTTGCGGGTGGAGGTGGTCGTGGGAGGCAAGTGGTGGGACGTGGCAAccctgcctgccttctccccCCAGGAGAAGCTGCGCTTCCTCCAGCAGCAACTGCAGGATGAGACCCCGCGGAGGCAGGAGGCCGAGCTGCAGAAGCTGGAGCAGAAGCTGGACGCCGGCCTCTCTCGGCACGGCCTGGGCCCCGTCGCCCCGTCCCCTGGCTGCTCTGGCCCCCCAGGGAGCCCCGACGAACCCCCACGACCGCGTAGCATGGCCCCAGGCGGCTGGGGTATGGGGCCCCGGGCAGGGGAGGGCCCCATCATAAGCGAGCAGGAGCTGCAGAAGGTTTCTGCCGGCCTTGAGGAGCTGAGGTGAGTGGGAAAGGGGGGTTGGTGTGAAGCCTCAAGGAGCTAAAATGGGTGGGCCCGAGGATGGAACCTTGAAGATCTTAGGGGACAGGGCCCAGGCAGTGGAGCCTTCAAGAACTTAGGAGGGAGTGCGTTGGGAACGGTGACCTGGAAAGGCCGGACTTTGAAGAACTGAGTTTGAGCCTAGAGTTGGCAGAAAGGAGGTCCGAGTCTGATGAAGACAGGGTGGGCGGGTTTGGGTAGGGGACAAGTCGTTGGATGCTCCAACTTCACGCGGACGAAGTTGGGGTGAGCGGTGCCTTAACAAAGCAATGTCTGCTGGAACTGATGTGGGGAAGGGGGCAAGACCAGGGAAGGGCCAGGGTACCAGATAGGGGGATGGAGGCAGGGTCCTGTAGGACATGGGAGGATTACAAGAGAGGAACAGGACAGGAGAATTTGGGGGCTGGATGGGTTCAGAGTCGGGGGCGGAGCAGCGCTGCTGGGCATGCATCTAAACCTGAGCCTTGACCTGATCCTTACCTCTGCCTCTGCAGGAGGGAGGTGTCCTCGCTGACTGCCCGCTGGCATCAGGAGGAGGGGGCGGTGCAGGAGGCCCTGCGGCTGCTTGGAGGCCTGGGCGGCAGGCTCGACGGCTTCCTGGGCCAGTGGGAACGAGCGCAGCGTGAGCAGGCGCAGGCTGCGCGGGGCCTGCAGGAGCTGCGAGGCAGGGCGGACGAACTGTGCACCATGTAAGAACCAAGGCGAGCGAGCGTGGCGCGGGGCGctgggcgcggggcggggccttAACCGAAAGGGATGAGCCAATCAGCTGGGGCCTAGCTGTAGAGACCGTGGACTGGCAGGAGGATGTTCTAATTAGAAGGTtaggggcggggcgcctgggtggctcagtgggttaagccgctgccttcggctcaggtcatgatctcagggtcttggaatggagtcccgaatcgggctctctgctcggcacggagcctgcttcctcctctctctctctgcctgcctctctgcctacttgtgatctttctctgtcaaataaataaataaaatcttaaaaaaaacaaaatagaaggtAAGGGGCGGGGTCGTGCTATACCCAATAAGGACTAAAGGGCGGGGCTAATTAGAGAAGGGTCGAGTTCTGTACCTAAAAAGGATGAGGGGAGAAGTTACGCCTGAAAGGGGAAAGCCAATTAGAGAACAGGGAGAACTTAAAACACAAAGGAAGGGCCAATCAGGGCCAGGAAGGGCGGGCGTGGCGGGGGTACTGCAGTCTAGACGGGAACAGAGGAGCTGGGCTGATAATGGACGGACAGCGGAGAGGACAGGGCTGTTGGAGAGGCGACCTCGACCTCGCAGCGCTGGTTACTCTCACACCTCAGGGTGGAGCGATCAGCAGTGTCTGTGGCCTCACTGAGGAGCGACCTGGAGGGGCTGGGTCCAGTGAAACCTATTCTGGAGGAGCTGGGGCGGCAATTTCAGAGCTCTCGAAGAGGGTCTGACCTCTCCATGAACCTGGATCGGCCGACCCAAGGCTCCTGTGCCCGCTGTGCCAGGTAAGGGGATGGGGCCGGCGGGGCCTGGTACATTCTGGGTCATGCTGAGGGCGGAACATTGAAGGAGATGGGGCTCTGgccaagggaggggagggggcggagtTCACTTGAGGAGATAGGATATCCGTGCATTTTAGGACCGGAAGTCCTACTGCATTGAGCAGCCAGACTCTTCCCCCTCCCTACAAAGTGAATTCAGTGCCTTGTGGAACACAAGTTTTGATACCTTTAGAGGATCCTGGATTTCCAGTGCATTGTGGGAAGGTTGGGATGTGGTACTTGGTGGGAGGCAGGGTTTCTCGGAGCATTGTGGGAAAGGTGAGACCTTGGTGCACTGCAGAACCAAGGGATACCATTCTTGGTCCGTATTGTGAAGTGACGGACTTCCAGCACAATGTAGGATCACATGTAACTAGTGCATTGTGGGAAatgtggtggttttgttttgttttgttttatgaaccAAGGGCTGTCTGGTACCCTTTGGGAGTGGGAATCCCCAGGCATTGTAGGAACTACTCACATAGTGAAAACAAAGGAGACCTGATGCACTGTAGGTTGGCCCCAGAGCATGGAGGAAGGTCACATGGGTGTCTGTTGTTGGCAAGATCTGGGTGGAGGTGGGGCGGCTGGGCAAGGGGCATCTGGGAATGGAGCTGGTACTAGACTTCTTACACCTGGTGACTGCCCCTCCCTCAGCCAGGGGTCGCAGCTGTCGTCAGAATCCCTGCAGCAGCTGCTGGAGCGAGCACTGACCCCACTAGTGGATGAGGTGAAGCAGAGGGGCCTGGCTCCCGCCTGCCCCAGCTGCCAGAGGCTACACAAGAAGATTCTGGTACCAGGAACCATAGGCCATCATGGCCCACTTTTCTGTCAGGGGAGCGGGAGGGGAGCCCTGGACACAAGGATACTGTTGGTGTATGGCAGGACAGGAAGCAGTAAGCTATGGGCAGCAGGTGTTGGGGAAACACTTGGCCCTGATGCatggggtcgggggagggggaggcagtctGGTGGTAAGTCATAGGTCAGTCACTATGGAACCCAAAGCATGATGACACACTGGATGTGGGGTGCAGGACACAGACACCAGACTGTAGCTTCATAAAATACAAGCCTGATTTTCTACAGAACTTAAGAGAGGCAATACAGGCTCACTGAGGTTAGACAGGGGACCCAGTGAACAGAGATCACTGGAAGTGAATGCATTATGAGAAGTGGAACTAGAGCTTGCGCCCAGGAACTGATGGGACTTGAGGCCTGTGTACATTCTGAAATCTAGATATCTAATGAATTATGGGATACTGGCCTCATGTATGACAGGGTACAGGTCTGCAGTGAGTGAGACAGACGTCGATGTGGCAGAGCTGTAGGACTGATCCACAATGGGACATGGCACCTGGGGCATTGGGGAATATGAGGAACCAGGGCTCCGAGGACTATGACTATAACTGAGATGCTGGTCAAATAGATAAAGAGAGGTGGGATTTTCTGAATTAGGGGATGCAGAAGTTTGCCACATGATGGGATACCGGGGCCCAGACACATATCCAGTGCATGACGGTTCCTGGGCATTAGGCGACAGTATGTTAGGTGCTCAGTTAGTGCTTGCCAGGACATGGGGATCCAGTACACTAAGGCACAGACAGTCGGTAGCACACAATGGGAATTTGGAAAGCCCAGCACACTGTGGGATGCTTGGGTCAGTTTCAGGCCCAGAATATGATGGGATGCCCTGTGGGAGGAAAGTGGGCCCCTGGGCCCCATGCCCCCTGCCCTCCACGATCcagctccccctccacccccagcccagtCCGGCAAGTCCAGCGGTGCCTACACTCCTCTCCCCAGGAGCTGGAGCGCCAGGCCTTGGCCAAACACGTCAGGGCAGAGGCCCTGAGCTCCACCCTTCGGCTGGCCCAAGACGAAGCCTTGCGGGCCAAGAACCTGCTGCTGACGGACAAGATGAAGCCGGAGTGAGGAAGGAGGCTGAGGGCATGGGAGGAGGGTGAGGTCTTGGGGAACGGGCCTGAATCACCCTCCTCACTGCAGTCCTGTGGCATCTGGCCTTGACAGCACCAGCTCCCCACCCTCTGTCATtacagggagaaggtggccacTCTAGACTATCTACACTTGAAGATGTGCTCCCTCCACGATCAACTCAGCAACCTGCCACTTGAGGGGTCCACAGGGACAATGGGGGGAGGAAGTGGGGGGACAACCCCCCCAAAACGTGGGGGCCCAACCCCAGAACAATAAATGGCCTCTCATGCCGGCATGAATTCTGTCTCATTTTTGGCACCAGAAGGGGGCTGGGAAAGTGCGCACATCCCAAGCACTAGCCTCTGCTCACTATGACTTGATCCTCGGCCAGTGGGGTGTCCTGGTTTCTACAGAGGAGCTGATGACGGTACAGTTCTTTGACGAGTCAAGAAGGGGGAAGAAATAACGTTCTGCAGTAGAGTTTGGGTCTGTCAATCTAAATGTTTTTAgagtgattttttatttttataaatttatataat
The genomic region above belongs to Neovison vison isolate M4711 chromosome 7, ASM_NN_V1, whole genome shotgun sequence and contains:
- the TSKS gene encoding testis-specific serine kinase substrate: MASVVVKTIWQSKEIHEAGDPPAGVESRSQVVPEAPGGVTTPAKGITKKKKAVSFHGVEPRMSHEPMHWCLNLKRSSACTNVSLLNLAAMEPTDSSGTDSTTDDSGPLALPVPPASPTQPWASDDPDITEILSGVNSGLVRAKDSITSLKEKTTRVNQHVQTLQSECSVLSENLERRRQEAEELEGYCSQLKENCRKVTRSVEDAEIKTNVLKQNSALLEEKLRFLQQQLQDETPRRQEAELQKLEQKLDAGLSRHGLGPVAPSPGCSGPPGSPDEPPRPRSMAPGGWGMGPRAGEGPIISEQELQKVSAGLEELRREVSSLTARWHQEEGAVQEALRLLGGLGGRLDGFLGQWERAQREQAQAARGLQELRGRADELCTMVERSAVSVASLRSDLEGLGPVKPILEELGRQFQSSRRGSDLSMNLDRPTQGSCARCASQGSQLSSESLQQLLERALTPLVDEVKQRGLAPACPSCQRLHKKILELERQALAKHVRAEALSSTLRLAQDEALRAKNLLLTDKMKPEEKVATLDYLHLKMCSLHDQLSNLPLEGSTGTMGGGSGGTTPPKRGGPTPEQ